Proteins from a single region of Pseudomonas fulva:
- a CDS encoding bifunctional prephenate dehydrogenase/3-phosphoshikimate 1-carboxyvinyltransferase — MTQRTAVLQPLVERLVVVGLGLIGGSFAKGLRARGVCREVVGVDLDAQSRRLAVELGVVDRCEEALAAACQGADVIMLAVPILAMERVLGELARLDLGDAILTDAGSAKGNVVRAASAAFGGVPARFVPGHPIAGSEQSGVEAANGELFKRHKVILTPLAQTDARALQRVDQLWRELGADVEHMQVEHHDQVLAATSHLPHLLAFGLVDSLAKRNENLEIFRYAAGGFRDFTRIAGSDPVMWHDIFLANREAVLRTLDVFRDDLDALRDAVDAGDGHHLLGVFTRARVAREHFSKILARRAYVDAMHSNDLIFLANPGGKVAGRIRVPGDKSISHRSIMLGSLAEGTTEVEGFLEGEDALATLQAFRDMGVVIEGPHHGRVTIHGVGLHGLKPPPGPIYVGNSGTSMRLLSGLLAGQPFDVTMTGDASLSKRPMNRVANPLREMGAVVETGPDGRPPLTIRGGSKLKALTYTLPMASAQVKSCLLLAGLYAEGVTTVTEPAPTRDHTERMLRGFGYAVESNGPVASLQAGGKLTATRIEVPADISSAAFFLVAASIAEGSDLLLEHVGINPTRIGVIEILRLMGGDISLENPREVGGEPVADLRVRGARLKGIEIPEELVPLAIDEFPVLFVAAVCAEGRTVLRGAEELRVKESDRIQVMADGLTSLGVKVEPTADGIIIDGGQSIGGGDVYSHGDHRIAMAFSVASLRATAPIRIHDCANVATSFPNFLALAEQVGMRVAVEGKQ; from the coding sequence GTGACGCAACGCACTGCAGTCCTGCAGCCGCTGGTCGAGCGCCTGGTCGTCGTTGGCCTGGGGCTGATCGGCGGCTCCTTCGCCAAAGGCCTGCGTGCCCGTGGCGTGTGCCGTGAAGTGGTGGGCGTCGACCTGGATGCGCAGTCGCGGCGTCTGGCCGTCGAGCTGGGCGTGGTCGACCGTTGCGAAGAAGCACTGGCCGCCGCCTGTCAGGGCGCCGACGTGATCATGCTGGCCGTTCCCATCCTGGCCATGGAGCGCGTGCTCGGCGAACTGGCCAGGCTGGATCTGGGCGACGCCATCCTGACCGATGCCGGCAGCGCCAAGGGCAATGTAGTGCGCGCTGCCAGCGCGGCGTTCGGTGGCGTGCCGGCGCGCTTCGTGCCGGGCCACCCGATCGCCGGCTCCGAGCAGAGCGGGGTGGAGGCGGCCAATGGCGAGCTGTTCAAGCGCCACAAGGTGATCCTCACGCCCCTGGCGCAGACCGATGCGCGAGCGCTGCAACGTGTCGACCAGCTGTGGCGCGAGCTGGGCGCCGATGTCGAGCACATGCAGGTCGAACACCACGACCAGGTGCTCGCCGCCACCAGCCACTTGCCCCATCTGCTGGCCTTCGGCCTGGTCGACTCGCTGGCCAAGCGCAACGAAAACCTGGAGATCTTCCGCTACGCCGCCGGCGGCTTCCGCGATTTCACGAGAATCGCCGGCAGCGACCCGGTCATGTGGCACGACATCTTTCTCGCCAACCGCGAGGCCGTGCTGCGCACCTTGGATGTATTTCGCGACGACCTCGACGCCTTGCGCGACGCGGTCGACGCAGGGGACGGGCATCATCTGCTGGGCGTATTCACCCGCGCCCGGGTGGCCCGCGAACATTTCAGCAAAATACTGGCCCGCCGGGCCTATGTGGACGCTATGCACTCGAACGATTTGATTTTCCTGGCAAATCCTGGCGGCAAGGTCGCCGGTCGCATCCGCGTACCGGGCGACAAGTCCATCTCGCACCGCTCGATCATGCTCGGCTCCCTGGCCGAGGGCACGACCGAGGTCGAGGGTTTCCTGGAGGGCGAAGACGCCCTGGCGACCCTGCAGGCCTTTCGCGACATGGGCGTGGTCATCGAAGGCCCGCACCATGGCCGCGTGACCATCCATGGCGTCGGCCTGCACGGCTTGAAGCCGCCACCTGGTCCGATCTACGTCGGCAACTCCGGCACCTCGATGCGCCTGCTCTCCGGCCTGCTGGCCGGCCAGCCGTTCGACGTGACCATGACCGGCGACGCCTCGCTGTCCAAGCGCCCGATGAACCGTGTGGCCAACCCGCTGCGGGAAATGGGCGCCGTGGTCGAGACCGGCCCGGACGGCCGTCCGCCGCTGACCATCCGTGGCGGCAGCAAGCTCAAGGCGCTGACCTACACCCTGCCGATGGCCAGCGCCCAGGTGAAATCCTGCCTGCTGCTCGCCGGCCTGTACGCCGAAGGCGTCACCACCGTGACCGAGCCGGCGCCGACCCGCGACCATACCGAGCGCATGCTGCGCGGCTTCGGTTATGCGGTCGAGTCCAACGGCCCGGTGGCCTCCCTGCAGGCCGGCGGCAAGCTGACCGCCACCCGTATCGAAGTGCCGGCGGACATTTCCTCGGCGGCGTTCTTCCTGGTCGCGGCGTCCATCGCCGAAGGTTCCGACCTGCTGCTCGAGCATGTCGGCATCAACCCGACCCGTATCGGCGTGATCGAGATCCTGCGCCTGATGGGCGGCGACATCAGCCTGGAAAACCCGCGTGAAGTCGGCGGCGAGCCGGTGGCCGACCTGCGCGTGCGCGGCGCCAGGCTCAAGGGCATCGAGATTCCCGAGGAGCTGGTACCGCTGGCCATCGACGAATTCCCGGTGCTGTTCGTGGCGGCGGTCTGCGCCGAAGGCCGCACCGTGTTGCGCGGCGCCGAGGAGCTGCGGGTGAAAGAGTCCGACCGTATCCAAGTCATGGCCGATGGCCTCACCAGCCTGGGCGTCAAGGTCGAGCCGACTGCGGACGGCATCATCATCGACGGCGGCCAAAGCATCGGCGGCGGCGACGTGTACAGCCACGGCGATCACCGTATCGCCATGGCCTTCAGCGTCGCCTCGCTGCGCGCCACTGCGCCGATCCGCATCCACGACTGCGCCAACGTCGCCACCTCGTTCCCCAACTTCCTGGCCCTGGCCGAGCAGGTGGGCATGCGTGTCGCCGTGGAGGGCAAGCAATGA
- the cmk gene encoding (d)CMP kinase, producing MNLNAPVITIDGPSGSGKGTVAGLLAKHLGWNLLDSGALYRLLAFCAGNHGVDLSNEASLKLLAAHLDVQFLAAGDGKPQRIILEGEEVTDAIRNETVGAGASQVAALPAVREALLQRQRAFREAPGLIADGRDMGTVVFEDAPLKVFLTASAEERANRRYLQLKAKGDDVNLASLLDEIRARDERDTQRAVAPLKPAADAIQLDSTQLSIEQVLERILSEVANRDLAG from the coding sequence ATGAACCTGAATGCGCCGGTGATCACCATCGACGGGCCCAGCGGCTCGGGCAAGGGCACGGTAGCCGGCCTATTGGCCAAGCATCTGGGCTGGAACCTGCTCGACTCCGGCGCGCTGTATCGCCTGCTGGCGTTCTGCGCGGGTAATCATGGCGTCGATCTGAGCAACGAAGCGTCGCTGAAACTGCTGGCCGCCCATCTGGACGTGCAGTTCCTCGCCGCCGGCGACGGCAAGCCCCAGCGCATCATCCTCGAGGGCGAGGAGGTGACCGACGCCATCCGCAACGAGACCGTCGGTGCCGGGGCCTCCCAGGTTGCCGCACTGCCCGCCGTGCGCGAGGCCCTGTTGCAGCGCCAGCGCGCCTTTCGCGAAGCGCCGGGGCTAATCGCCGACGGGCGGGATATGGGCACGGTGGTTTTCGAAGACGCGCCGCTGAAGGTTTTTCTCACCGCCAGCGCCGAGGAACGTGCCAATAGGCGTTACCTGCAGTTGAAGGCCAAGGGCGATGATGTTAATCTCGCGAGTCTTCTCGATGAGATCCGGGCGCGCGACGAGCGTGATACCCAGCGTGCGGTGGCTCCGCTCAAGCCGGCAGCCGACGCAATCCAGCTGGATTCCACCCAGCTGTCTATCGAGCAGGTGCTGGAAAGAATCCTGAGCGAAGTCGCCAATCGCGACCTCGCCGGTTGA